The Oxalobacteraceae bacterium OTU3CINTB1 genome includes a window with the following:
- a CDS encoding efflux transporter outer membrane subunit — MTNPARASSPAPRTTLLAAALVGAALLSACSLAPTYQRPDAPVAATFPADDAGKAAKTGAAPAAAPNQRDAVDTGWREYFNEPRLQQLIAAALENNRDLRTAALRIEEARALYNVQSADRLPNLNASVGATRARTPATVSPTGETVIGRRVDAGLSISSFELDFFGRVKSLNDAALAAYLATDEARQAAQISLVAQVAQAYFTERAYAEQYALAQQTYEARARTYKLTQQRAEAGASSRLDLRSNETLMETARAAALTLARQRAQAENALTLLVGQPLAAGAAGTNANANAMPTDAQIDALSALPAGLPSDLLARRPDIRAAEQRLKSANANIGAARAAFFPRISLTAAIGSTSPTLGGLFDSGTGSWSFAPQLVLPIFDAGRNRANLTLSEVRKNIAVADYEKTIQTAFREVADALAARDYLGEQVAAQRAVQDAQADRLKLSQLRFDNGVASSLDVLDAQRELFSAQQSLVQARLLRTTSAIDLYRALGGGLK, encoded by the coding sequence ATGACTAACCCGGCCCGCGCATCCTCTCCCGCCCCGCGCACCACGCTGCTGGCGGCGGCCCTGGTGGGCGCGGCGCTGCTGTCGGCCTGCTCGCTGGCGCCGACTTATCAGCGTCCCGACGCACCGGTGGCCGCGACCTTCCCGGCCGACGACGCCGGCAAGGCCGCCAAGACCGGCGCGGCGCCAGCCGCCGCCCCGAATCAGCGCGACGCCGTCGATACCGGCTGGCGCGAGTACTTCAACGAGCCGCGCCTGCAACAGTTGATCGCCGCGGCGCTGGAGAACAACCGCGACCTGCGCACCGCGGCCCTGCGCATCGAAGAAGCGCGCGCGCTGTACAACGTGCAGTCGGCCGACCGCCTGCCCAACCTGAACGCCAGCGTCGGCGCCACGCGCGCCAGGACGCCGGCCACGGTCTCGCCAACCGGCGAGACCGTGATCGGCCGCCGCGTCGACGCCGGCCTGTCGATCTCCTCGTTCGAGCTCGATTTCTTCGGCCGCGTGAAAAGCCTGAACGACGCCGCGCTGGCGGCCTACCTGGCCACCGACGAAGCACGCCAAGCGGCGCAAATCAGCCTGGTCGCGCAAGTGGCGCAGGCCTACTTCACCGAGCGCGCCTACGCCGAACAGTATGCGCTGGCGCAGCAGACCTACGAGGCGCGCGCCCGCACCTACAAGCTCACGCAGCAGCGCGCCGAAGCGGGCGCCTCGTCGCGCCTCGACCTGCGCTCCAACGAAACACTGATGGAGACGGCGCGCGCCGCCGCGCTGACGTTGGCGCGCCAGCGCGCGCAAGCCGAAAACGCCCTGACCTTGCTGGTCGGCCAGCCGTTGGCCGCCGGCGCCGCCGGCACCAACGCCAACGCCAACGCGATGCCGACCGACGCCCAGATCGACGCGCTCAGCGCCTTGCCGGCCGGCTTGCCGTCCGACCTGCTGGCGCGCAGGCCGGACATCCGCGCCGCCGAGCAGCGGCTCAAATCGGCCAACGCCAACATCGGTGCCGCCCGCGCGGCATTCTTCCCGCGCATCAGCCTGACGGCGGCCATCGGCAGCACCAGCCCCACCCTGGGCGGCTTGTTCGACAGCGGCACCGGCAGCTGGTCGTTCGCGCCGCAACTGGTGCTGCCGATCTTCGACGCCGGCCGCAACCGCGCCAACCTGACCTTGAGCGAAGTGCGCAAGAACATCGCGGTGGCCGACTACGAGAAGACCATCCAGACCGCCTTCCGCGAAGTGGCAGACGCGCTGGCCGCGCGCGACTACCTGGGCGAACAGGTGGCGGCGCAGCGCGCGGTGCAGGACGCGCAGGCGGACCGCTTGAAGCTGTCGCAGCTGCGCTTCGACAACGGCGTCGCCAGTTCGCTCGACGTGCTGGACGCGCAGCGCGAGTTGTTCAGCGCCCAGCAATCGCTGGTGCAGGCGCGCCTGCTGCGCACCACCAGCGCGATCGACCTGTATCGCGCCCTTGGCGGCGGCTTAAAATAA
- a CDS encoding recombinase RecA, protein MTTFTSHTAQPAVRMPLLQTGVSGFDQILGGGFPAHSLYLIQGLAGSGKTTLACQIGFQHAHQGKKVLILTLIAETHGKMLNHLSSFSFFDEKLVGERIIFLGAYNELLKGGLRELLKSIAATLADQRPDIMIIDGFRTVREAKPSDVALSEFMLSLNSLVATMQCTTFLLSPTEGNVADSENTLVDGLIELSQYEQGLQLIREIKVFKLRGSKHLLGRHVFEVGVDGVAIYPRLEAVSTVSGATPAVSRQRLGFGIAGWDKLTNGGVARGSTTALLGNPGVGKTLMGLHFIYEGLQRGENCLIAGFYESPLRLLEKSATVGMDMTPYYKSGALEIIWHPPLEVLVDAMAQDMLRNVERRGVTRLLMDGLDGLREIVIHDGRSRSFLAALVNELRCRNVTSFFTQELPYFGNGPAHSEVSASMLFENIILMRYVDVRGINRRQIGVLKLRENSYDAANHILLISDQGMTIEGAVSGSVGPSQTL, encoded by the coding sequence ATGACTACCTTTACCTCCCATACCGCCCAACCCGCAGTGCGCATGCCGCTGCTGCAGACGGGCGTGTCCGGTTTCGACCAGATCCTCGGCGGCGGCTTTCCGGCCCACAGCCTGTATCTGATCCAGGGCCTGGCCGGCAGCGGCAAGACCACCCTGGCCTGCCAGATCGGCTTCCAGCACGCCCACCAGGGCAAAAAGGTGCTGATCCTGACCCTGATCGCCGAAACCCACGGCAAGATGCTCAACCACCTGAGCAGCTTTTCCTTCTTTGACGAAAAGCTGGTCGGCGAGCGCATCATCTTCCTCGGCGCCTACAACGAACTGCTCAAGGGCGGCTTGCGCGAGCTGCTCAAATCGATCGCCGCCACGCTGGCCGACCAGCGCCCCGACATCATGATCATCGACGGCTTCCGCACCGTGCGCGAGGCCAAGCCGTCGGACGTGGCGCTGTCTGAGTTCATGCTGTCGCTCAATTCGCTGGTGGCGACCATGCAGTGCACCACCTTCCTGCTCTCCCCCACCGAGGGCAACGTGGCCGACTCGGAAAACACCCTGGTCGACGGCTTGATCGAACTGAGCCAGTATGAGCAGGGCTTGCAGCTGATCCGCGAAATCAAGGTGTTTAAGTTGCGCGGCAGCAAGCACCTGCTGGGCCGCCACGTGTTCGAGGTCGGCGTCGACGGCGTCGCCATCTACCCGCGCCTGGAGGCCGTCAGCACCGTCTCCGGCGCCACCCCGGCCGTGTCGCGCCAGCGCCTCGGCTTCGGCATCGCCGGCTGGGACAAGCTGACCAACGGCGGCGTGGCGCGCGGCTCGACCACGGCGCTGCTGGGCAACCCCGGCGTCGGCAAGACCCTGATGGGCCTGCATTTCATCTACGAGGGCCTGCAACGCGGGGAAAATTGCCTGATCGCCGGCTTTTACGAGTCGCCGCTGCGGCTGCTGGAAAAGTCGGCCACCGTCGGCATGGACATGACGCCCTACTATAAAAGCGGGGCGCTGGAGATCATCTGGCACCCGCCGCTCGAGGTGCTGGTCGACGCCATGGCCCAGGACATGCTGCGCAACGTCGAGCGGCGCGGCGTCACGCGCCTGCTGATGGACGGCCTCGACGGCCTGCGCGAGATCGTCATCCACGACGGCCGCTCGCGCTCCTTCCTGGCCGCGCTGGTCAACGAGCTGCGCTGCCGCAACGTCACCAGCTTCTTCACGCAAGAGCTGCCGTACTTCGGCAACGGGCCGGCGCACAGCGAAGTGTCGGCCTCGATGTTGTTTGAAAACATCATCCTGATGCGCTATGTCGACGTGCGCGGCATCAACCGCCGCCAGATCGGCGTGCTCAAGCTGCGCGAAAACAGCTACGACGCGGCCAACCACATCCTGCTCATCAGCGACCAGGGCATGACGATCGAGGGCGCCGTGTCCGGCTCCGTCGGGCCCTCGCAGACGTTATAG
- a CDS encoding SIS domain-containing protein, producing the protein MLLDSIRTQLDSLSKSERKVALAVLDHPGQTVSQNITALAKSAQVSEPTVVRFCRTLGYDGWHEFKLKLAQGLALALPGLNEQPTQDDLAADLVNKICSRSINTLLDLRNNLDPDAIQKALDILAKANKIEFYGQGTSGIVAADAQHKFFRSGVPTVAYADPHIHSIAAALLRTGDAVVAISQRGNSPSLVRSIKLARRGGAEVIVLAPSGTPLADLATVLIPIDLIFNIDPYTPISARLAYLVVIDVLAVGLALQRGPEFRKKMQNAQKALQEFDLQFDSFIG; encoded by the coding sequence ATGCTGCTCGACTCCATCCGCACCCAGCTCGACTCGCTCTCCAAATCGGAGCGCAAAGTCGCGCTGGCGGTGCTCGACCACCCCGGCCAGACGGTCAGCCAGAACATCACCGCGCTCGCCAAGAGCGCGCAAGTGTCCGAGCCGACCGTGGTGCGCTTTTGCCGCACCCTGGGGTACGACGGCTGGCACGAGTTCAAGCTGAAGCTGGCGCAGGGGCTGGCGCTGGCCCTGCCGGGCCTCAACGAGCAACCGACCCAGGACGACCTCGCGGCCGACCTGGTCAACAAGATCTGCAGCCGCTCGATCAACACCCTGCTCGACCTGCGCAACAACCTCGACCCGGACGCCATCCAGAAGGCGCTCGACATCCTGGCCAAGGCCAACAAGATCGAATTCTACGGCCAGGGCACGTCCGGCATCGTCGCCGCCGACGCCCAGCACAAGTTCTTCCGCTCCGGCGTGCCGACGGTGGCCTACGCCGACCCGCACATCCACAGCATCGCCGCCGCCCTGCTGCGCACCGGCGACGCCGTGGTTGCCATTTCCCAGCGCGGCAACAGCCCGTCGCTGGTGCGCTCGATCAAGCTGGCCCGCCGCGGCGGCGCCGAGGTCATCGTGCTGGCGCCGTCGGGCACGCCGCTGGCCGACCTGGCCACGGTGCTCATCCCGATCGACCTGATCTTCAACATCGACCCCTACACGCCGATCTCGGCGCGCCTGGCCTACCTGGTCGTCATCGACGTGCTGGCCGTCGGCCTGGCTTTGCAGCGCGGCCCCGAATTCCGCAAGAAGATGCAGAACGCCCAAAAGGCGCTGCAAGAGTTCGACTTGCAATTCGACTCCTTCATCGGCTAA
- a CDS encoding efflux RND transporter periplasmic adaptor subunit → MRSVPRSTVFACAALTLAAAGLSACGKKDAAPAAPPPPTVAVVTVAPASITLTSELPGRTEASRIAEVRARTAGIVLKRVFKEGGEVKAGEVLFRIDPASFQASFDSAQAAVGRAEANLAQADLRVKRYTPLLAAQAVSQQEYDDAITSQKQARADLATAKAARTNAGLTLGYATVTAPISGRIGRALVTEGALVGQGEATPMATVQQLDPIYVTITQSSTELLKLRRALADGKLKSAGKDEARVSLVTEDGQTYPQTGRLLFADVSVDQTTGSVSMRAEFPNPNRTLLPGMYVRARLEQGVNEAAITVPQQAVVRGTDGASVLIVGADNKVSAQPVKADAAQNGSWVISSGLKGGERVIVEGFQKAKPGATVTPAAWKGPVGAAPAAAAPAAAPAAATK, encoded by the coding sequence ATGAGATCCGTCCCTCGTTCCACCGTATTCGCCTGCGCCGCCCTCACTCTCGCCGCTGCAGGGCTGAGCGCCTGCGGCAAGAAAGACGCCGCGCCCGCCGCCCCGCCGCCGCCGACAGTGGCGGTCGTCACGGTGGCGCCGGCCAGCATCACCTTGACCAGCGAACTGCCGGGCCGCACCGAGGCCTCGCGCATCGCCGAGGTGCGCGCGCGAACCGCCGGCATCGTGCTGAAACGGGTGTTCAAGGAGGGCGGCGAGGTCAAGGCGGGCGAGGTGTTGTTCCGCATCGATCCGGCCAGCTTCCAGGCTTCCTTCGACAGCGCCCAGGCCGCCGTCGGCCGCGCCGAGGCCAACTTGGCCCAGGCCGACCTGCGCGTCAAACGCTACACGCCGCTGCTGGCCGCGCAGGCCGTCAGCCAGCAGGAATACGACGACGCCATCACCTCGCAGAAGCAGGCCCGCGCCGACCTGGCCACCGCCAAGGCCGCGCGCACCAACGCCGGCCTGACCCTGGGCTACGCCACCGTCACCGCGCCGATCTCCGGGCGCATCGGCCGCGCGCTGGTCACCGAGGGCGCGCTGGTCGGCCAGGGCGAAGCGACGCCGATGGCCACCGTGCAGCAGCTCGATCCGATCTACGTCACCATCACCCAATCGTCGACCGAACTGCTCAAGCTGCGCCGGGCGCTGGCCGACGGCAAGCTGAAGAGCGCCGGCAAGGACGAAGCACGCGTCTCGCTGGTGACCGAGGACGGCCAAACCTATCCGCAAACGGGCAGGCTGCTGTTCGCCGACGTCTCGGTCGACCAGACCACCGGCTCGGTGTCGATGCGCGCCGAATTCCCGAACCCGAACCGCACCCTGCTGCCGGGCATGTACGTGCGCGCGCGCCTCGAGCAAGGCGTCAACGAGGCCGCCATCACTGTGCCGCAGCAGGCCGTGGTGCGCGGCACCGACGGCGCCTCCGTGCTCATCGTCGGCGCCGACAACAAGGTCAGCGCCCAGCCGGTCAAGGCCGACGCCGCGCAAAACGGCAGCTGGGTCATCAGCTCCGGCCTCAAAGGCGGCGAGCGCGTGATCGTCGAGGGCTTCCAGAAGGCCAAGCCCGGCGCCACCGTCACGCCGGCAGCCTGGAAGGGCCCGGTCGGCGCCGCACCTGCCGCCGCCGCTCCCGCAGCCGCCCCGGCCGCCGCCACCAAATAA
- the tal gene encoding transaldolase encodes MNQLEQLKQFTTVVADTGDFQSIQAYTPRDATTNPSLILKAVQKDEYKPLLEKAVRDNLDRSIPDTIDHLLVAFGKQILRIIPGRVSTEIDARLSFDVEGSVAKGRDLIKLYEAAGIERERVLIKMAATWEGIRAAEILEKEGIRCNMTLLFSLGQAIACADAGAQLISPFVGRIYDWYKKSTGLDYTGAEDPGVQSVKRIYNYYRKFGYKTEVMGASFRNTGQILELAGCDLLTISPELLQKLADTDAPVERKLSADKVPASGIIKLTQDEKTFRFQLNEDQMASEKLAEGIRAFCADSGKLKQIISGMR; translated from the coding sequence ATGAACCAACTCGAACAGCTCAAGCAATTCACCACCGTCGTCGCCGACACCGGCGATTTCCAGTCGATCCAGGCCTACACCCCGCGCGACGCCACCACCAACCCGTCGCTGATCCTCAAGGCGGTGCAAAAGGACGAGTACAAGCCGCTGCTGGAAAAAGCCGTGCGCGACAACCTCGACCGCTCGATCCCGGACACCATCGACCACCTGCTGGTGGCCTTCGGCAAGCAGATCCTGCGCATCATCCCGGGCCGCGTGTCGACCGAGATCGACGCCCGCCTGTCGTTCGACGTCGAAGGCTCGGTGGCCAAGGGCCGCGACCTGATCAAGCTGTACGAGGCGGCCGGCATCGAGCGCGAACGCGTGCTCATCAAGATGGCCGCCACCTGGGAGGGCATCCGCGCCGCCGAGATCCTGGAAAAGGAAGGCATCCGCTGCAACATGACGTTGCTGTTCTCGCTGGGCCAGGCGATCGCCTGCGCCGACGCCGGCGCCCAACTGATCTCGCCGTTCGTCGGCCGCATCTACGACTGGTACAAGAAATCCACCGGCCTCGACTACACCGGCGCCGAAGACCCGGGTGTGCAGTCGGTCAAGCGCATCTATAACTACTACCGCAAGTTCGGCTACAAGACCGAGGTCATGGGCGCAAGCTTCCGCAACACCGGCCAGATCCTGGAACTGGCCGGCTGCGACCTGCTGACCATCAGCCCGGAGCTGCTGCAAAAGCTGGCCGACACCGACGCCCCGGTCGAGCGCAAGCTCAGCGCCGACAAAGTGCCGGCCTCGGGCATCATCAAACTGACCCAGGACGAGAAGACCTTCCGCTTCCAGCTCAACGAGGACCAGATGGCGTCAGAGAAGCTGGCCGAAGGCATCCGCGCCTTCTGCGCCGATTCGGGCAAGCTGAAACAAATCATCTCCGGCATGCGCTGA
- a CDS encoding efflux RND transporter permease subunit, translating to MAKFFIDRPVFAWVIALFILIGGALSISLLPVAQYPTIAPPSIVIDANYPGATAQILDDAVTSVIEQEMNGADGLQYVESVSDGNGAVSITVTFLPGTNPDLASVDVQNRIKRVESRLPQAVTQQGVNVNKARSNILMFVGASSTDGKMDTAAIGDYLARNVVNEIKRLPGVGQAQLFGTERAMRIWVDPAKLLGLRLTMAEVTAAIRAQNAQVTAGTLGDLPSPESQAYAAPIVVQGQMTSPEEFGKIVLRANTNGSFVRLSDVARIEMAGANFSRSARLDGKPFVAVAVQQSLTGNALATATLVRAKMDELSKFFPPGLKYTVPYDTSTFVKISIEEVVKTLFEAVLLVFIVMYIFLQNLRYTLIPTIVVPIALMGTFAVMQLAGFSINVLTMFGMVLAIGILVDDAIVVVENVERIMSEEGLSPRDATRKAMSQITGAIVGITLVLIAVFIPMAFFGGAVGAIYRQFSLAMVSAMVFSALMALTLTPALCATILKPVEAGHHVEKKGFFGWFNRKFAVTATGYQGMIAKMLTRTGRFMIVFLLICGVVGWLYARLPSSFLPNEDQGYIIANVQLPPGASRSRTEAVLAQVEDYLHKQPAVARTIAVAGFSFSGAGQNVGLVFVPLKDWDERGPDDAADKVAARALKALSGIADAVVFPLSPPPIRELGNATGITARLQDRAGAGHAGLLDARNQLLGLAAKSDVLKGVRPEGLEDAPQLQIDVDRDKANALGVAFADINSLLSVGLGSSYVNDFTSSGRQQRVIVQADAPQRLQPDDLMRLNVRSASGGMVPMSAFATTRWINGPVQLVRYNGYPAIKLTGDAAPGRSTGEAMAELERLATQLPPGFSIEWTGQSLEEKTSGSQAPALFALSMLAAFLVLAALYESESIPVAVLLVVPLGILGALLGAHIRDLPNDVYFKVGLIAIIGLSAKNAILIIEFAKDLQAQGMGLIEATLEAVHLRFRPIIMTSLAFILGVLPLVIATGAGSASQRAIGTGVMGGMITATVLAVFLVPVFFVVIRRIFKGSERQRKLAAHEMDDKKHETYD from the coding sequence ATGGCAAAGTTCTTCATCGACCGCCCCGTTTTCGCGTGGGTGATCGCGTTGTTCATCCTGATCGGCGGCGCGCTGTCGATCTCGCTGCTGCCGGTGGCGCAATACCCGACCATCGCGCCGCCGTCGATCGTCATCGACGCCAACTATCCGGGCGCCACCGCCCAGATCCTCGACGACGCCGTCACCAGCGTGATCGAACAGGAAATGAACGGCGCCGACGGCCTGCAATATGTCGAGTCGGTCAGCGACGGCAACGGCGCGGTGTCGATCACCGTCACCTTCCTGCCCGGCACCAACCCCGACCTGGCCTCGGTCGACGTGCAAAACCGCATCAAGCGGGTCGAGTCGCGCCTGCCGCAAGCGGTCACGCAACAGGGCGTCAACGTCAACAAGGCGCGCAGCAACATCCTGATGTTCGTCGGCGCCTCGTCGACCGACGGCAAGATGGACACGGCCGCCATCGGCGACTACCTGGCGCGCAACGTCGTCAATGAAATCAAGCGCCTGCCGGGTGTGGGCCAGGCCCAGCTGTTCGGCACCGAGCGCGCCATGCGCATCTGGGTCGATCCGGCCAAGCTGCTCGGCCTGCGCCTGACGATGGCCGAGGTCACCGCCGCCATCCGCGCCCAGAACGCCCAAGTCACCGCCGGCACCCTGGGCGACCTGCCGTCGCCCGAATCGCAGGCCTACGCCGCGCCCATCGTGGTGCAGGGCCAGATGACGTCGCCGGAGGAATTCGGCAAGATCGTGCTGCGCGCCAACACCAACGGCTCCTTCGTGCGCCTGAGCGACGTGGCCCGCATCGAAATGGCCGGCGCCAACTTCAGCCGCAGCGCCCGCCTCGACGGCAAACCGTTCGTCGCCGTCGCCGTGCAGCAGTCGTTGACCGGCAACGCGCTGGCCACCGCCACCCTGGTGCGCGCCAAGATGGACGAGCTGTCCAAGTTCTTCCCGCCCGGCCTCAAGTACACGGTGCCGTACGACACCTCGACCTTCGTCAAGATCTCGATCGAGGAAGTGGTCAAGACCTTGTTCGAGGCGGTGCTGCTGGTGTTCATCGTCATGTACATCTTCCTGCAGAACCTGCGCTACACCTTGATCCCGACCATCGTCGTGCCGATCGCGCTGATGGGCACCTTCGCCGTCATGCAGCTGGCCGGTTTCTCGATCAACGTGCTGACCATGTTCGGCATGGTGCTGGCGATCGGCATCCTGGTCGACGACGCCATTGTCGTCGTCGAAAACGTCGAGCGCATTATGAGCGAGGAAGGCCTGTCGCCGCGCGACGCCACCCGCAAGGCGATGTCGCAGATCACCGGCGCCATCGTCGGCATCACCCTGGTGCTGATCGCCGTGTTCATCCCGATGGCCTTCTTCGGCGGCGCCGTCGGCGCCATCTACCGCCAGTTCTCGCTGGCGATGGTGTCGGCGATGGTGTTCTCGGCGCTGATGGCGCTGACGCTGACGCCGGCGCTGTGCGCCACCATTTTGAAACCGGTCGAAGCGGGCCACCACGTCGAGAAGAAAGGCTTCTTCGGCTGGTTCAACCGCAAGTTCGCCGTCACCGCCACCGGCTACCAGGGCATGATCGCCAAGATGCTCACGCGCACCGGCCGCTTCATGATCGTGTTCCTGCTGATTTGCGGCGTGGTCGGCTGGCTGTACGCGCGCCTGCCGTCGTCGTTCCTGCCGAACGAGGACCAGGGCTACATCATCGCCAACGTCCAGCTGCCGCCGGGCGCCTCGCGCAGCCGCACCGAGGCCGTGCTGGCCCAGGTCGAAGACTACCTGCACAAGCAGCCGGCCGTGGCCCGCACCATCGCGGTGGCCGGCTTCAGCTTCTCCGGCGCCGGCCAGAACGTCGGCCTGGTGTTCGTGCCGCTGAAGGACTGGGACGAACGCGGTCCGGACGACGCCGCCGACAAGGTCGCCGCGCGCGCGCTCAAGGCGCTGTCGGGCATCGCCGACGCCGTGGTCTTCCCGCTCAGCCCTCCGCCGATCCGCGAGTTGGGCAACGCCACCGGCATCACCGCGCGCCTGCAAGACCGCGCCGGCGCCGGCCACGCCGGCCTGCTCGACGCCCGCAACCAGCTGTTGGGACTCGCCGCCAAGAGCGACGTCCTCAAAGGCGTGCGCCCCGAGGGACTGGAAGACGCGCCGCAGCTGCAGATCGACGTCGACCGCGACAAGGCCAACGCGCTGGGCGTGGCCTTCGCCGACATCAACAGCCTGCTATCGGTGGGCCTGGGCTCGAGCTACGTCAACGACTTCACCAGCAGCGGACGACAACAGCGCGTCATCGTGCAGGCCGACGCGCCGCAGCGGCTGCAACCGGATGATCTGATGCGCCTGAACGTGCGCAGCGCCTCCGGCGGCATGGTGCCGATGTCGGCTTTCGCCACCACGCGCTGGATCAACGGCCCGGTGCAGCTGGTGCGCTACAACGGCTATCCGGCCATCAAGCTGACCGGCGACGCCGCGCCCGGCCGCAGCACCGGCGAGGCGATGGCCGAACTGGAACGCCTGGCCACGCAACTGCCGCCCGGCTTCAGCATCGAATGGACCGGCCAGTCGCTGGAGGAGAAAACCTCCGGCTCGCAGGCGCCGGCGCTGTTCGCGCTGTCGATGCTGGCCGCCTTCCTGGTGCTGGCCGCGCTCTATGAAAGCGAATCGATTCCGGTCGCCGTGCTGCTAGTGGTGCCGCTGGGGATCCTGGGCGCGCTGCTCGGCGCCCACATCCGCGACCTGCCCAACGACGTGTACTTCAAGGTGGGCCTGATCGCGATTATCGGGCTGTCGGCAAAGAACGCGATCCTGATCATCGAATTCGCCAAGGACCTGCAGGCGCAGGGCATGGGCCTGATCGAGGCGACGCTGGAGGCGGTGCACCTGCGCTTCCGCCCCATCATCATGACCTCGCTCGCCTTCATCCTCGGCGTGCTGCCGCTGGTGATCGCCACCGGCGCCGGCTCGGCCAGCCAGCGCGCCATCGGCACCGGCGTCATGGGCGGCATGATCACGGCGACGGTGCTGGCGGTGTTCCTGGTGCCGGTATTCTTCGTGGTGATCCGCAGAATCTTCAAGGGCAGCGAACGCCAACGCAAGTTGGCCGCTCACGAAATGGACGACAAAAAGCATGAGACTTATGACTAA
- a CDS encoding patatin-like phospholipase family protein yields MSSPITIRLGQRARQRIAAEGVLPSDIAIIPAAAGGPKGLILNGLDLWLFGSWLKTAPRPRKLVGASIGAWRMAASAFDDPVAAHKRLAHLYAHQRYPAKVTAAYVSQTCRALLDELLDGRAAEAVEHPRHHVSVLTARGTGSLARANGVRWRELAGFLLAAAGNAVSRDRLAGAMERVIFHNRHDDAHWLREPFDAFAGHFVDLSQANLRDALLASGSIPLVLEAVTAIAGAPAGAYWDGGLIDYHLHLPYQRDPGLVLYPHFSDYIVPGWLDKSMPWRRAGAADPALDNVILVSPSASFVAALPNGKLPDRKDFTAYGQNHGGRIRDWTRAIAESERMAEAFARWCEKPDLKATLSF; encoded by the coding sequence ATGTCGTCGCCAATTACCATCCGCCTTGGTCAGCGTGCCCGCCAGCGCATCGCCGCTGAGGGCGTCCTGCCCTCCGACATCGCCATCATTCCGGCCGCCGCCGGCGGCCCCAAAGGCCTGATCCTCAACGGCCTCGATCTGTGGCTGTTCGGTTCCTGGCTCAAGACCGCGCCGCGCCCGCGCAAGCTGGTCGGCGCCTCGATCGGCGCCTGGCGCATGGCAGCTTCCGCCTTCGACGACCCGGTGGCCGCGCACAAACGCCTGGCCCACCTGTACGCCCACCAGCGCTATCCGGCCAAGGTCACCGCCGCCTATGTCAGCCAGACCTGCCGCGCGCTGCTCGACGAACTGCTCGACGGCCGCGCCGCCGAGGCGGTCGAGCATCCGCGCCATCACGTCAGCGTGCTGACCGCGCGCGGCACCGGATCGCTGGCCCGGGCCAACGGCGTGCGCTGGCGCGAACTGGCCGGCTTCCTGCTGGCCGCCGCCGGCAACGCCGTTTCACGCGACCGCCTGGCCGGGGCGATGGAACGCGTGATCTTCCACAACCGCCACGACGACGCGCACTGGCTGCGCGAGCCGTTCGACGCCTTCGCCGGCCACTTTGTCGATCTGTCGCAAGCGAACCTGCGCGACGCGTTGCTGGCTTCCGGCTCGATCCCGCTGGTGCTCGAGGCGGTGACCGCCATCGCCGGCGCGCCCGCCGGCGCCTACTGGGACGGCGGCTTGATCGACTACCACCTGCACCTGCCCTACCAGCGCGACCCCGGCCTGGTGCTCTACCCGCACTTCAGCGACTACATCGTGCCGGGCTGGCTGGACAAGTCGATGCCGTGGCGCCGCGCCGGCGCCGCCGATCCCGCGCTGGACAACGTGATCCTGGTCTCGCCGTCGGCCTCCTTCGTCGCGGCGCTCCCCAACGGCAAACTGCCGGACCGCAAGGACTTCACCGCCTACGGCCAGAACCACGGCGGCCGCATCCGCGACTGGACGCGCGCCATCGCCGAGAGCGAACGCATGGCCGAGGCCTTCGCCCGCTGGTGCGAAAAACCCGACCTGAAGGCAACATTGTCTTTTTAA
- a CDS encoding response regulator, with translation MSDSPAIMDANPDGKIILVVDDEFDVLSAYTMLFEYRGYRVRTAGNGAEALELAARERPDIVVSDYMMPVMDGAQLCLQWRADPALAAIPFILASAGIPRKDEVVPYDTFFRKPIRFEVLLDEIARLIAARAAS, from the coding sequence ATGAGCGACTCCCCGGCTATCATGGACGCCAACCCGGATGGAAAAATCATCCTGGTGGTCGACGACGAGTTCGACGTCCTGTCGGCGTACACGATGCTGTTCGAATACCGCGGCTACCGCGTGCGCACCGCCGGCAACGGCGCCGAGGCGCTGGAGCTGGCCGCGCGCGAACGTCCGGACATCGTCGTCTCCGACTACATGATGCCGGTGATGGACGGCGCCCAGCTGTGCCTGCAATGGCGCGCCGACCCCGCGTTGGCCGCCATCCCCTTCATCCTGGCCAGCGCCGGCATCCCGCGCAAGGACGAAGTGGTGCCCTACGACACCTTCTTCCGCAAACCGATCCGCTTCGAAGTGCTGCTCGACGAAATCGCCCGCCTGATCGCCGCCCGCGCGGCGTCTTGA